From one Peptoniphilaceae bacterium AMB_02 genomic stretch:
- a CDS encoding dihydrodipicolinate synthase family protein produces the protein MAKFDIREIKGVIPAMITPFNQDEELDEKKTRDLVEFLINKKVNGLYIGGSTGEGFLMDIDERKKLTEIVCNQVNGRIPVIVHVGNIGTKMSIDIAKHAHENGADAISSVPPFYWRFDNESIFNYYKDISESTPLPMIVYNVPLAGLMGLDMIYKLAEIENVKGIKYTATNHFEIRLIKAQLGEDFMVYSGSDEMAISGLLHHSDGLIGSFYSMLPDLFIKIYESMENKEIESAKDYQLMAVDIIMTSLKYDYYAAIKLGLSWMGLDVGSVRRPFKALTDAQKEQYKNDLLEIKGKYDFTCDLLEAIN, from the coding sequence ATGGCTAAATTCGACATAAGAGAAATAAAAGGCGTAATACCTGCAATGATTACACCATTCAATCAAGATGAAGAACTTGACGAAAAGAAAACCCGAGACTTGGTGGAATTTTTAATAAATAAGAAAGTTAATGGTCTTTACATCGGTGGAAGTACCGGAGAAGGATTCTTAATGGACATCGATGAAAGAAAAAAACTTACAGAGATAGTGTGTAATCAAGTAAATGGAAGAATCCCTGTAATAGTTCATGTAGGAAACATTGGAACAAAAATGTCAATCGATATAGCAAAACATGCCCATGAAAATGGAGCAGACGCAATATCCAGTGTACCACCTTTTTATTGGAGATTCGATAACGAAAGTATCTTTAATTATTACAAAGACATTTCTGAATCAACACCATTACCTATGATAGTTTACAATGTACCACTAGCCGGTTTAATGGGTCTTGACATGATCTACAAACTTGCAGAGATTGAAAATGTAAAAGGAATAAAATATACTGCTACTAACCATTTTGAAATAAGACTAATAAAAGCTCAATTGGGCGAAGACTTTATGGTCTACTCAGGCTCGGATGAAATGGCAATCTCAGGACTATTACACCACTCAGACGGACTGATAGGCTCTTTCTATTCTATGCTTCCGGACTTATTTATAAAGATATATGAGTCCATGGAAAACAAAGAGATAGAATCGGCAAAAGACTATCAGCTCATGGCTGTAGATATAATCATGACTTCTTTAAAATACGATTATTACGCAGCAATTAAATTAGGACTTTCTTGGATGGGATTAGATGTAGGAAGTGTAAGAAGACCATTTAAAGCCTTAACAGATGCTCAAAAAGAACAATATAAAAATGACCTCTTAGAAATAAAAGGTAAATACGACTTTACATGTGATTTGTTAGAAGCAATAAACTAA
- a CDS encoding oligopeptide/dipeptide ABC transporter ATP-binding protein, with amino-acid sequence MKMNNDIVFEVNNLQTYFPIYEGFIKKRKVADIKAVDNVSFKVTRGETLGIVGESGCGKTTLGKSIMMLQKPTGGEVRFNMHGNMQDITKFTKAELFEFKKQVQMVFQDPYSSLNPMKKIYDAFEEPLKAHGYSSKEEREQIMIDRLRTVNLQPEYIYRYPHEFSGGQRQRLCIARALSVSPEVVVLDEPVSALDVSIQAQVLNLMQEIQENMNLTYIFIAHDLSVVEYISDRIIVMYLGNIVEVSKSEELYKNPLHPYTEALLSAIPIPVVGKSKGRIILEGDVPSPINKPTGCPFHPRCSKRMEICKTEVPKLLDKGQEHLVACHLYD; translated from the coding sequence ATGAAAATGAATAATGATATAGTATTTGAAGTTAATAATTTACAAACTTACTTTCCAATTTATGAAGGATTCATAAAAAAACGCAAGGTAGCCGATATCAAAGCAGTTGACAATGTTTCTTTTAAAGTAACAAGAGGAGAAACACTTGGAATCGTTGGTGAATCAGGATGTGGTAAAACTACTCTAGGCAAGAGCATAATGATGTTACAAAAGCCAACCGGTGGAGAAGTAAGATTCAATATGCATGGAAATATGCAAGATATCACAAAGTTCACCAAGGCAGAATTATTTGAATTTAAAAAACAAGTCCAAATGGTTTTTCAAGATCCATATAGTTCCTTAAATCCAATGAAAAAAATATACGATGCTTTTGAAGAGCCTCTTAAAGCACATGGTTATTCATCTAAAGAAGAACGTGAGCAAATAATGATAGATAGGCTTAGAACGGTTAACTTACAGCCTGAATATATATACAGATACCCCCATGAGTTTTCGGGGGGACAAAGACAAAGACTTTGTATAGCTAGAGCACTTTCCGTATCACCGGAAGTAGTTGTACTGGATGAACCGGTATCGGCTTTAGACGTCTCTATACAAGCTCAAGTACTAAATTTGATGCAGGAAATACAAGAAAACATGAATCTGACTTATATTTTCATTGCACATGACCTATCTGTTGTAGAATATATCAGCGATAGAATTATCGTAATGTACTTAGGCAATATAGTTGAAGTATCGAAGAGTGAAGAGCTCTACAAAAATCCTTTACATCCGTATACTGAAGCACTTCTATCAGCTATACCAATACCTGTGGTTGGTAAATCCAAAGGTAGAATAATCTTGGAAGGAGATGTTCCTTCACCGATTAACAAACCCACAGGATGTCCATTCCACCCAAGATGTAGTAAAAGAATGGAAATTTGCAAGACGGAAGTACCGAAATTACTGGATAAAGGACAAGAACATTTGGTAGCTTGTCACTTATATGATTAA
- a CDS encoding ABC transporter ATP-binding protein, which produces MENILKVRNISTEFKVGKNKVKIVKNVSLDVKKGQILAIVGESGCGKSVTVHSIINLLPANGRVSTGESWFNSTDSNNVNLLNLKPFGRQMRALRGAEIGMIFQDPMQSLNPVYTIGSQIMENILQHKKISKKEAREIGIEMLKKLGIPEPTKRFDDYPHQFSGGMKQRVMIAIAMVNNPDLLIADEPTTALDVTIQAQIMDLMKDMRDKDGKSVILITHNMGLVAEVADQVAVMYMGRVIEYGQVEDVFENPVHPYTKALLKSVPVPGLSKNQKLATIPGETPDPTDYVKGCEFSNRCPKFKPECMLKDIPLFRVNGDHVARCILLEGEKEQVNENE; this is translated from the coding sequence ATGGAAAATATTTTAAAAGTAAGAAACATAAGCACAGAATTTAAAGTAGGAAAAAATAAAGTTAAAATAGTAAAAAACGTCTCTTTAGATGTTAAAAAAGGACAGATACTTGCAATAGTAGGAGAGTCAGGCTGTGGAAAATCTGTTACAGTACATAGTATAATCAATCTTCTACCAGCAAATGGTCGAGTCTCTACAGGAGAATCATGGTTTAATTCTACAGATTCCAACAATGTTAACTTGCTCAACTTAAAACCGTTTGGCAGACAAATGCGTGCTTTAAGAGGTGCTGAAATAGGTATGATTTTCCAAGACCCTATGCAGTCATTAAACCCTGTTTATACAATAGGTTCACAAATAATGGAAAATATTTTACAACACAAAAAAATTAGCAAAAAAGAAGCTAGAGAAATTGGTATAGAAATGCTTAAAAAATTGGGTATTCCTGAACCTACCAAGAGATTCGACGACTATCCGCATCAATTTTCCGGTGGTATGAAACAAAGGGTTATGATAGCGATAGCTATGGTTAATAACCCGGATCTCTTAATAGCGGATGAACCAACCACTGCCTTAGATGTAACGATACAAGCTCAGATTATGGACTTAATGAAAGACATGAGAGATAAGGATGGTAAATCAGTTATACTTATTACTCATAATATGGGATTAGTGGCAGAAGTTGCAGATCAAGTTGCCGTAATGTACATGGGTAGGGTTATTGAGTATGGTCAAGTTGAGGATGTATTTGAAAATCCCGTACATCCATACACAAAAGCGCTACTTAAATCTGTACCGGTACCTGGACTTTCCAAGAATCAAAAATTGGCGACAATTCCCGGGGAAACTCCTGACCCAACAGACTATGTAAAGGGTTGTGAATTCTCAAATAGATGTCCAAAATTTAAACCGGAGTGCATGCTAAAAGACATACCATTATTTAGAGTGAATGGAGATCATGTCGCTAGATGTATACTTTTAGAAGGGGAAAAGGAGCAAGTAAATGAAAATGAATAA
- a CDS encoding ABC transporter permease: protein MTELTKVKNTNKSSLAKRSIQKMLSNKLAMIGLIVVILFALMSIFAPFITKHDPNSIDMSILNQPPGNGHLFGTDSTGRDLFSRLLYGGRMSIMIGTVSALTTSIIGTILGLITGYFRGWVDKIFVRLSEVFQAFPMTILVMVLVTTIGPSVTNMILVFTVIGWMTVFRIVRNEVLRLREETYVEVNKAFGIKDFPIMFKQILPNTMSPIIVATTINVAFFILEETGLSFLGLGVPTNVPTWGTIINAAKSILVIQEYWWQWIIPGAVISIFVMSVNFLGDGLRDVLDPKN, encoded by the coding sequence ATGACAGAATTAACAAAAGTAAAAAATACAAACAAGTCATCTCTAGCTAAAAGATCCATACAAAAGATGCTTAGTAATAAACTTGCAATGATTGGTTTAATTGTAGTTATTTTATTTGCACTAATGTCTATATTTGCGCCATTCATAACTAAGCATGATCCGAATTCTATAGATATGTCCATCTTAAATCAACCACCCGGAAATGGGCATCTATTTGGAACAGACTCAACAGGTAGAGACCTATTCTCAAGATTGCTATACGGTGGTAGAATGTCAATCATGATTGGAACAGTCAGTGCATTAACAACCTCTATAATAGGGACTATTTTGGGACTTATTACAGGATATTTTAGAGGATGGGTAGATAAAATATTTGTTAGATTATCAGAAGTATTCCAAGCCTTTCCTATGACTATCCTAGTTATGGTACTGGTAACCACAATTGGTCCAAGTGTTACAAATATGATTTTGGTATTTACTGTTATTGGCTGGATGACGGTGTTTAGAATAGTTAGAAATGAAGTACTAAGATTGAGAGAAGAAACATATGTTGAAGTTAACAAAGCATTTGGTATAAAAGACTTTCCTATAATGTTTAAGCAAATATTACCGAATACAATGAGTCCAATAATTGTAGCAACCACAATCAACGTAGCTTTCTTCATCTTGGAAGAAACAGGATTATCATTCCTCGGACTAGGTGTTCCTACCAATGTACCAACATGGGGAACGATAATAAATGCAGCTAAAAGCATCCTGGTAATTCAGGAATATTGGTGGCAATGGATAATTCCCGGTGCTGTAATCTCGATCTTTGTAATGAGTGTAAACTTCCTTGGCGATGGTCTAAGAGATGTACTAGACCCTAAGAACTAG
- a CDS encoding ABC transporter permease, with protein MLKYIGRKLLFMIPMLLVISLLIFFALQAMPTDPINYLVPPEAAQDPAMKEALRERYGLNDPYLVQYGRWVKNIIKGDFGYSIINGAKISEVLAQKLPATLELAISALIISSVLGILLGILAAVNQNGIVDYIGRVIGVIGQSIPQFLFGIILIAIFALSLRWLPVGGRNVYGSTGFLDKLKNLILPATALSLGMIATVLRYTRNSMLDVINKEYVKTARSKGIPEWKVYLKHAFRNSMGPILVTILFRIPGLIGGSVVIESVFNWPGIGSTLMGAVTSGDYPIIMVTTLLIAVVMLVISFMVDVISAWLDPRIRLD; from the coding sequence GTGTTAAAGTATATCGGAAGAAAATTGCTATTTATGATACCTATGCTTCTAGTCATATCATTATTAATATTTTTTGCACTTCAGGCTATGCCAACGGATCCTATTAACTATTTAGTGCCTCCGGAAGCAGCTCAAGATCCTGCAATGAAAGAAGCATTAAGAGAAAGGTATGGATTAAATGACCCATACTTAGTCCAATATGGAAGATGGGTTAAGAACATTATAAAAGGTGATTTTGGTTATAGCATTATAAATGGAGCAAAAATTTCTGAAGTACTAGCTCAGAAACTCCCGGCTACTCTTGAGCTTGCAATATCTGCCTTAATCATATCTTCGGTTCTTGGCATATTGCTGGGAATACTTGCAGCAGTAAATCAGAATGGGATAGTAGATTATATTGGTAGAGTCATTGGAGTTATAGGACAATCAATTCCTCAATTTTTATTTGGAATTATTCTGATTGCCATTTTCGCATTATCTCTCAGATGGCTTCCTGTTGGAGGACGAAATGTATATGGCTCAACAGGCTTTTTAGATAAACTTAAAAACTTAATATTGCCTGCAACTGCCTTGTCATTAGGTATGATTGCTACAGTATTGAGATACACGAGAAACTCTATGCTGGATGTAATTAATAAAGAATATGTTAAGACAGCAAGAAGTAAAGGAATCCCCGAATGGAAAGTGTACTTAAAACACGCATTTAGAAACTCTATGGGTCCGATACTGGTAACTATATTATTTAGAATACCGGGTTTAATAGGTGGTTCCGTCGTTATAGAGTCAGTATTTAACTGGCCGGGAATCGGATCAACACTAATGGGAGCGGTAACATCCGGAGATTATCCTATTATAATGGTTACCACACTATTAATAGCGGTAGTAATGTTAGTAATATCATTTATGGTAGATGTAATTAGTGCTTGGTTAGACCCGAGAATCAGATTGGATTAA
- a CDS encoding ABC transporter substrate-binding protein, which translates to MNKKSILALLLALVMLLSACGGTKTENKTEGDKSGAPSTDGKVLTTLYDKQGEGTNFDTPWWNRGDLYKVISFRSLFKANSDLSEFNPDLIQDYKMADDGLSYEFNLKDGLKWSDGKELTGEDVKFSIEGALKGAKINGIYTAAFTKIEGAKEFKEGSETEVKGIVVDGNNVTIKLTQSVGNMVGILSQFAILPKHGFEGVDMTEYHTAEFWKKPVTNGMYKVDEVVTDSYLTLVPNENYEGTKPKIEKVVVNIVPSDAKLNAVLGNKADFFNTKVPAEISSISKNENWQSQAVDTLFYYYLVFNYTGNDTRPANEYIKNPKFREAMYYAIDRENFAKNLFPELAEVSTFGVPGRDSANNNGDLEKYAYNPEKAKEILKEINYKDDKPLEFRYYMADQSSVDLYNSIAQNLKDVGISVNVQKFAGDATQELFDIRNYDFALKGLSAFGYDEWYGEYASTHGNFPKLIGDAGKQYDELYNELLQVTDPAKKAEILKGLQEIESKDLSKMTIFMLKNMIFTNSDKVDTKGAKFGNPWFATDIGFENWELK; encoded by the coding sequence ATGAACAAAAAATCAATATTAGCATTATTATTGGCACTGGTTATGCTTTTAAGTGCATGTGGTGGTACAAAAACTGAAAACAAAACTGAAGGAGATAAATCCGGAGCTCCAAGTACAGATGGCAAGGTATTGACTACATTGTATGATAAACAAGGTGAAGGAACGAATTTTGACACTCCATGGTGGAATAGAGGAGACCTTTACAAAGTTATATCATTTAGATCACTTTTCAAAGCTAACAGCGACCTATCAGAATTTAATCCTGATTTAATCCAAGATTACAAAATGGCAGATGACGGATTATCTTACGAGTTTAATTTAAAAGATGGCTTAAAATGGTCTGATGGCAAAGAACTAACCGGAGAAGATGTAAAATTCTCTATTGAAGGTGCTCTTAAAGGTGCTAAAATCAACGGTATTTATACTGCAGCATTTACTAAAATAGAAGGTGCTAAGGAATTTAAAGAAGGCAGTGAAACAGAAGTTAAAGGTATTGTAGTAGATGGAAATAATGTAACTATTAAACTTACTCAATCAGTTGGAAATATGGTAGGAATTCTTTCTCAGTTTGCTATACTTCCAAAGCATGGTTTTGAAGGTGTTGATATGACTGAATATCACACTGCAGAATTCTGGAAAAAGCCTGTAACAAATGGTATGTACAAAGTTGATGAAGTTGTAACTGATTCATATTTAACTCTTGTTCCAAACGAAAACTATGAAGGAACTAAACCAAAAATTGAAAAAGTTGTTGTAAATATTGTTCCATCTGATGCTAAATTAAATGCAGTTCTTGGAAACAAAGCAGACTTCTTTAACACTAAAGTACCCGCTGAAATTTCTTCAATTTCTAAAAATGAAAACTGGCAATCTCAAGCAGTAGACACTTTATTCTACTACTACTTAGTATTCAACTATACAGGAAATGATACAAGACCTGCTAACGAATACATTAAGAATCCAAAGTTTAGAGAAGCAATGTACTATGCTATAGACAGAGAAAACTTTGCAAAGAACCTATTCCCGGAATTAGCAGAAGTATCTACATTTGGTGTACCTGGTAGAGATTCAGCAAATAATAATGGCGATTTAGAAAAATATGCATACAATCCTGAAAAAGCAAAAGAAATATTAAAAGAGATTAACTACAAAGACGATAAACCATTAGAGTTTAGATACTACATGGCAGACCAATCATCAGTTGACCTATACAATTCTATAGCTCAAAACCTTAAGGATGTTGGAATATCAGTAAACGTTCAAAAGTTTGCAGGAGATGCGACTCAAGAATTATTCGATATAAGAAACTATGATTTTGCATTAAAAGGACTATCAGCATTTGGTTATGATGAGTGGTATGGAGAATATGCATCAACTCACGGTAACTTCCCTAAACTAATTGGTGATGCTGGAAAACAATATGACGAATTATATAATGAATTATTACAAGTAACTGACCCAGCTAAGAAAGCTGAAATCCTAAAAGGACTTCAAGAAATTGAATCTAAGGATTTATCAAAAATGACTATATTTATGTTAAAGAACATGATATTCACAAATAGCGATAAAGTTGACACTAAAGGTGCTAAATTTGGTAACCCATGGTTTGCAACTGATATCGGATTTGAAAACTGGGAACTTAAGTAA
- a CDS encoding N-acetylmannosamine-6-phosphate 2-epimerase, protein MQNDRVIEKIKNGLIVSCQALDDEAMYSKTGGVMPLFAIAAQRAGACGIRANSVRDIMEIKEVIDLPIIGIIKKVYPDSCVFISATMEEIDSLVKAGVEIVALDATLRKRPDGSIINEFFQEVRKKYPNQLFMADCATLEEGLNAAELGFDFIGTTLSGYTEESKDASMPNFELVKEIVKNTNVPVIAEGCIIEPTQAKKMLEIGAHSVVVGGAITRPQQIAERFVEEIKKV, encoded by the coding sequence TTGCAAAATGATAGGGTAATTGAAAAAATAAAAAATGGCTTGATAGTATCTTGCCAAGCACTTGATGATGAAGCTATGTATAGCAAAACTGGAGGTGTAATGCCATTATTTGCTATTGCTGCCCAAAGAGCTGGAGCCTGTGGTATTAGAGCAAACTCAGTTAGGGATATAATGGAAATAAAAGAAGTAATCGACTTACCGATAATTGGAATAATAAAAAAGGTATATCCGGATAGTTGTGTTTTTATATCTGCTACTATGGAGGAAATAGATTCTCTAGTGAAAGCAGGAGTAGAAATCGTAGCACTTGATGCTACCTTGAGGAAAAGACCTGATGGAAGTATAATAAATGAGTTTTTCCAGGAGGTAAGAAAAAAATACCCAAATCAACTTTTTATGGCTGATTGTGCCACTTTGGAAGAAGGGCTAAATGCAGCAGAATTGGGATTTGACTTTATAGGAACAACTCTCAGTGGCTATACAGAAGAATCAAAAGATGCTTCAATGCCCAATTTTGAACTAGTAAAAGAAATTGTAAAAAATACGAATGTTCCGGTTATTGCAGAAGGATGTATAATTGAACCAACTCAAGCTAAAAAGATGCTTGAAATTGGAGCTCACTCTGTCGTAGTGGGGGGAGCCATTACAAGACCTCAGCAAATAGCTGAAAGATTTGTAGAAGAAATAAAAAAAGTTTAG
- a CDS encoding MurR/RpiR family transcriptional regulator, which yields MGYFDKVESIYPSLTKSERKVADYIKDNGENVVFMSIKQLTEDIKVGDATVVRFYKKVGYTGFQDLKMDLAKEDFSEKYDDSDNYIEKIALNYKEIIESTKSLVDSDKIKKFVEKIKEYKKVFFYGIGASGLAAQEAEMTFFRAGLHTKAIIDSHFQAMNSAILDDECMVIAFSLSGTTADIYDALKIAKDNGAYIVVITNYLLSPVGELADIIFTTSKKESLLEGGSLSAKISQLYIIDILCTAYSLTDKEKYLSARSKSAMAILNKRKD from the coding sequence ATGGGGTACTTTGATAAGGTAGAAAGCATATATCCTAGTTTGACAAAATCTGAAAGGAAAGTTGCTGATTATATAAAGGATAATGGTGAAAATGTAGTATTTATGTCTATTAAACAGCTTACCGAGGACATAAAAGTTGGGGATGCAACAGTAGTAAGATTTTATAAAAAAGTTGGTTATACCGGTTTCCAGGACTTGAAGATGGACCTTGCTAAGGAAGATTTCTCTGAGAAATATGATGATTCAGATAATTATATTGAAAAAATCGCGTTAAATTATAAAGAGATCATAGAAAGTACAAAATCTTTAGTAGATAGTGATAAAATCAAAAAATTTGTAGAAAAGATTAAAGAGTATAAAAAAGTCTTTTTCTATGGGATTGGAGCAAGTGGATTGGCGGCTCAAGAAGCAGAAATGACATTTTTTAGAGCCGGTTTGCATACTAAAGCAATAATTGATTCGCATTTTCAAGCAATGAATTCAGCAATACTTGACGATGAGTGCATGGTTATAGCATTCAGCCTCTCAGGGACGACAGCTGATATCTATGATGCACTTAAAATTGCTAAAGATAATGGGGCCTATATAGTAGTAATAACAAATTACTTGCTTTCTCCTGTCGGTGAATTAGCAGATATAATTTTTACAACTTCCAAGAAAGAATCCCTGCTTGAAGGTGGTTCACTTAGTGCAAAAATTTCTCAACTATATATAATCGATATACTTTGTACAGCATATTCATTGACCGATAAAGAAAAATATCTTTCTGCAAGATCTAAATCGGCAATGGCGATACTAAACAAAAGAAAAGACTAA
- a CDS encoding ROK family protein codes for MNILALDIGGTYIKYGLFNNNLIESGETKSEGSRGGHYIVKNVDSIIEKYKDNYELQGVAISSAGVVDIESGTIIHAGNTIPNYKGFNWKKHIMEKYGLDCEIDNDVNCAALGEYSFGAAKDKDAVLMLAVGTGIGGAFIKDGIIYRGSNYTAMEVGYMKMEGGCFQDISSTSALVSLYREKTGNLEADGRYIFRCAKAGEREAIETIDRIMNNLCMGIANITFILDPKVVLLGGGIMEQREYLEPIIRKYLKEHMLPLTYEKVEIEFAKAGNLAASYGALHHYKTRKGINHGVL; via the coding sequence ATGAATATTTTGGCTTTGGATATTGGTGGAACATATATTAAATACGGTCTTTTCAATAATAATCTTATAGAAAGTGGGGAGACAAAATCTGAAGGAAGTCGAGGTGGCCATTACATAGTAAAAAATGTAGATTCGATAATAGAGAAGTATAAAGATAATTACGAATTACAAGGAGTAGCAATTTCCTCAGCCGGAGTAGTGGATATTGAGTCAGGAACAATAATTCACGCCGGAAATACAATTCCAAATTATAAGGGCTTTAACTGGAAAAAACATATTATGGAAAAGTATGGACTTGATTGTGAAATAGATAATGATGTGAACTGCGCTGCTCTTGGAGAATATAGTTTTGGAGCTGCTAAAGATAAAGATGCCGTTCTTATGCTTGCTGTCGGGACAGGAATAGGCGGAGCTTTCATAAAAGACGGCATTATATATAGAGGATCTAATTATACTGCTATGGAAGTAGGATATATGAAAATGGAAGGAGGCTGCTTCCAGGATATTTCCTCAACTTCAGCACTTGTTTCGCTATATAGAGAGAAGACAGGAAATCTTGAAGCTGATGGAAGGTATATATTTAGATGTGCAAAAGCAGGTGAAAGAGAAGCAATAGAGACAATTGACAGGATTATGAATAATCTCTGTATGGGAATAGCTAATATAACTTTTATCCTAGACCCTAAAGTCGTATTATTAGGTGGAGGTATTATGGAGCAGAGGGAATATCTGGAGCCAATAATCAGAAAATACCTTAAAGAACATATGCTCCCATTAACATATGAAAAAGTGGAAATAGAATTTGCAAAAGCAGGTAATTTAGCAGCTTCGTATGGAGCTTTGCATCACTATAAAACAAGGAAAGGAATAAATCATGGGGTACTTTGA
- the guaB gene encoding IMP dehydrogenase: MKYVGEGLTFDDILLIPDHSKVLPKEVDLSTKLTNKITLNIPIMSAGMDTVTESKMAIAVAREGGIGIIHKNMSIEQQAVEVDRVKRSEHGVITDPFFLSPIHKVKDAMDLMAHYKISGVPITDENGVLLGIITNRDVRFENNVDKIIDDVMTKENLVTAKSDITMDEALDLLKKHKIEKLPLIDDHNHLTGLITIKDIEKSIEYPNSAKDEQGRLLVGAAVGVTEDVLDRIAALVKAKVDVVVIDTAHGHSQGVLDTVKKIKAEFPDLQLIAGNVATGAATEALIKAGADCVKVGIGPGSICTTRVVAGIGVPQISAIIDCYEVGKKYNIPIIADGGIKYSGDITKAIAAGGNVVMLGSLLAGTTESPGDMEIYEGRRFKVYRGMGSIAAMKAGSTDRYFQERADKLVPEGVEGRVAYKGSLGEVVYQLVGGLRAGMGYVGAKDIKELQENTKYVKITSASLIENHPHDITITKESPNYTSM; this comes from the coding sequence ATGAAGTACGTAGGCGAAGGACTCACATTTGACGATATACTGCTAATTCCTGATCACTCAAAGGTATTACCGAAAGAAGTAGATTTATCTACAAAACTAACTAATAAAATCACTCTAAACATTCCTATTATGAGTGCCGGAATGGATACTGTTACAGAATCAAAAATGGCTATAGCAGTCGCCAGAGAAGGCGGAATAGGTATTATTCATAAAAACATGTCTATCGAACAGCAAGCAGTCGAGGTTGATAGAGTTAAGAGATCTGAACACGGTGTAATAACCGACCCATTCTTTTTATCACCAATTCACAAAGTCAAAGATGCCATGGATTTAATGGCACATTATAAGATATCCGGAGTTCCTATAACTGATGAAAATGGAGTCTTACTTGGTATTATTACTAATAGAGATGTAAGATTTGAAAACAATGTCGATAAAATTATCGATGATGTAATGACTAAAGAAAACTTGGTCACTGCAAAATCAGATATTACGATGGATGAAGCACTAGACCTATTAAAGAAACATAAAATTGAAAAACTACCTTTAATTGATGATCATAATCACTTAACAGGTTTAATTACTATAAAAGATATCGAAAAATCAATAGAATATCCTAATTCAGCAAAAGACGAGCAAGGTAGACTTCTAGTAGGAGCTGCTGTCGGAGTAACTGAAGATGTTCTTGATAGAATTGCCGCACTTGTAAAAGCAAAAGTGGATGTTGTAGTAATAGACACTGCTCACGGACATTCTCAAGGAGTACTGGATACAGTTAAAAAGATAAAAGCCGAATTTCCTGACTTACAGCTAATTGCTGGAAATGTTGCAACCGGAGCAGCTACTGAAGCACTAATCAAAGCTGGAGCAGATTGTGTTAAAGTTGGTATCGGACCTGGATCGATTTGTACAACTAGGGTAGTAGCCGGTATCGGAGTACCGCAAATTTCAGCAATCATAGACTGTTATGAAGTGGGTAAAAAATACAATATCCCTATCATAGCAGACGGAGGGATTAAATACTCAGGAGACATTACCAAGGCGATAGCAGCAGGAGGCAATGTAGTAATGCTTGGCTCACTTTTAGCAGGAACTACTGAAAGCCCTGGAGATATGGAAATCTATGAAGGAAGAAGATTTAAAGTATACAGAGGAATGGGTTCTATAGCAGCTATGAAAGCCGGTTCCACAGATAGATACTTCCAGGAAAGAGCAGATAAATTAGTACCGGAAGGAGTAGAAGGTAGAGTAGCGTATAAAGGATCTCTTGGAGAAGTTGTGTATCAGCTGGTAGGAGGTCTTAGAGCTGGTATGGGTTATGTTGGAGCAAAAGACATCAAAGAGCTTCAAGAAAATACAAAATACGTTAAAATCACTTCAGCATCACTTATCGAGAACCATCCACATGATATAACAATCACTAAAGAATCTCCAAACTATACTTCAATGTAG